A genomic stretch from Streptomyces sp. QL37 includes:
- a CDS encoding alpha/beta hydrolase: protein MSEQTSPRPVVLEPAAAAFAEATANPPYLFDLGPAEGRKAVDEVQSGPVDAPEVVQEWVTVGGGPTGSVRVRVTRPAGAEGPLPVVLYVHGAGWVFGNAHTHDRLVRELAVGARAAVVFPEYDLSPEARYPVAVEQSYAVARWVTTEGAAHGLDPARLAVAGDSVGGNMATVLTLLAKERGDVSFAHQVLFYPVTDAAFDTPSYHEFAEGYFLRRDAMQWFWDQYTTDEKQRAEITASPLRATVDQLTGLPPALVITGEADVLRDEGEAYAAKLREAGVPVTAVRYQGVIHDFVMLNALRGTHAAEAAIAQAVATLRTALATA, encoded by the coding sequence ATGTCCGAGCAGACCAGCCCCCGTCCGGTCGTACTGGAACCCGCTGCCGCCGCCTTCGCCGAGGCCACCGCGAACCCGCCGTACCTCTTCGACCTCGGTCCGGCCGAGGGCCGCAAGGCCGTGGACGAGGTGCAGTCCGGTCCCGTCGACGCGCCCGAGGTCGTCCAGGAGTGGGTCACCGTCGGGGGCGGACCGACCGGATCGGTCCGGGTCCGCGTCACGCGCCCCGCCGGCGCCGAGGGACCGCTGCCCGTCGTGCTGTACGTCCACGGCGCCGGCTGGGTGTTCGGCAACGCCCACACCCATGACCGCCTCGTGCGGGAACTGGCCGTCGGAGCGCGGGCGGCGGTCGTCTTCCCCGAGTACGACCTCTCGCCCGAGGCCCGCTACCCCGTGGCCGTCGAGCAGAGCTACGCGGTCGCCCGCTGGGTCACCACGGAGGGCGCGGCCCACGGCCTCGACCCCGCGCGGCTGGCCGTGGCCGGGGACTCCGTCGGCGGCAACATGGCGACGGTCCTGACCCTGCTCGCCAAGGAGCGCGGCGACGTCTCCTTCGCCCACCAGGTGCTGTTCTACCCGGTCACCGACGCCGCCTTCGACACCCCCTCGTACCACGAGTTCGCCGAGGGCTACTTCCTGCGCCGCGACGCCATGCAGTGGTTCTGGGACCAGTACACGACCGATGAGAAGCAGCGCGCCGAGATCACCGCGTCGCCCCTGCGCGCCACCGTCGACCAGCTCACCGGTCTGCCTCCGGCCCTGGTCATCACCGGTGAGGCCGACGTCCTGCGGGACGAGGGCGAGGCGTACGCGGCCAAGCTGCGCGAGGCCGGGGTGCCGGTGACCGCCGTCCGCTACCAGGGCGTCATCCACGACTTCGTGATGCTCAACGCCCTGCGCGGGACGCACGCCGCCGAGGCCGCCATCGCCCAGGCCGTCGCCACCCTGCGCACGGCGCTCGCCACCGCCTGA
- a CDS encoding MarR family transcriptional regulator, whose product MATAANTPPAEGSLQLQDQLCFALYAASRAVTARYRPLLDELGLTYPQYLVMLVLWERDAVSVRDLGGALQLESSTLSPLLKRLEANGLVRRERRADDERSVAVRLTGAGADLRERARAVPLAIGDAMGLTPEQDATAKHLLRLLTENVTRG is encoded by the coding sequence ATGGCCACCGCCGCGAACACCCCGCCCGCCGAGGGGTCGCTCCAACTCCAGGACCAGCTCTGTTTCGCCCTGTACGCCGCCTCGCGTGCGGTGACGGCGCGCTACCGTCCCCTGCTGGACGAGCTGGGCCTGACCTACCCGCAGTACCTGGTGATGCTGGTCCTCTGGGAGCGGGACGCCGTCTCCGTGCGGGACCTGGGCGGAGCGCTGCAACTGGAGTCGAGCACGCTCTCGCCGCTCCTCAAGCGCCTGGAGGCGAACGGCCTGGTCCGCCGCGAACGGCGGGCGGACGACGAGCGCTCGGTGGCGGTGCGCCTCACCGGCGCGGGCGCGGACCTGCGGGAGCGGGCGCGCGCGGTGCCTCTCGCCATCGGTGACGCGATGGGGCTGACGCCCGAGCAGGACGCCACCGCCAAGCACCTGCTCCGGCTGCTGACCGAGAACGTCACGCGCGGCTGA
- the rpsJ gene encoding 30S ribosomal protein S10: MAGQKIRIRLKAYDHEVIDSSAKKIVETVTRTGASVAGPVPLPTEKNVYCVIKSPHKYKDSREHFEMRTHKRLIDILDPTPKTVDSLMRLDLPAGVDIEIKL; encoded by the coding sequence ATGGCGGGACAGAAGATCCGCATCCGGCTCAAGGCCTACGACCACGAGGTCATCGACTCCTCGGCGAAGAAGATCGTCGAGACGGTGACGCGCACTGGTGCGTCGGTCGCGGGCCCGGTGCCGCTGCCCACTGAGAAGAACGTGTACTGCGTCATCAAGTCGCCGCACAAGTACAAGGACTCTCGCGAGCACTTCGAGATGCGCACGCACAAGCGCCTCATCGACATCCTCGACCCCACGCCGAAGACGGTTGACTCGCTGATGCGCCTCGACCTGCCGGCGGGCGTCGACATCGAGATCAAGCTCTGA
- the rplC gene encoding 50S ribosomal protein L3 yields the protein MSKNIKGVLGEKLGMTQVWDENNRVVPVTVVKAGPCVVTQVRTNDSDGYESVQIAFGEIDPRKVNKPLKGHFAKADVTPRRHLVELRTPDASEYTLGQEVTAEVFESGVKVDVTGKSKGKGFAGVMKRHNFKGLGAGHGVQRKHRSPGSIGGCATPGRVFKGMRMAGRMGNERVTTQNLTIHAVDAEKGLLLIKGAVPGPNGGLVLVRTAAKGA from the coding sequence ATGAGCAAGAACATCAAGGGCGTCCTGGGCGAGAAGCTCGGCATGACCCAGGTCTGGGACGAGAACAACCGGGTCGTCCCGGTGACCGTCGTCAAGGCCGGGCCGTGCGTCGTGACGCAGGTTCGTACGAACGACAGCGACGGCTACGAGTCGGTCCAGATCGCCTTCGGCGAGATCGACCCGCGCAAGGTGAACAAGCCCCTCAAGGGCCACTTCGCCAAGGCCGACGTGACCCCGCGCCGCCACCTGGTGGAGCTCCGCACCCCTGACGCCAGCGAGTACACGCTGGGCCAGGAGGTCACTGCCGAGGTGTTCGAGTCCGGCGTCAAGGTCGACGTCACGGGCAAGAGCAAGGGCAAGGGCTTCGCCGGTGTCATGAAGCGTCACAACTTCAAGGGCCTCGGCGCCGGCCACGGCGTCCAGCGCAAGCACCGTTCCCCCGGTTCGATCGGTGGCTGCGCCACCCCTGGGCGTGTCTTCAAGGGCATGCGCATGGCCGGTCGGATGGGTAACGAGCGCGTCACCACCCAGAACCTGACCATCCACGCGGTTGACGCGGAGAAGGGTCTGCTGCTCATCAAGGGCGCGGTCCCCGGTCCGAACGGCGGCCTCGTCCTGGTCCGTACCGCGGCCAAGGGGGCTTGA
- the rplD gene encoding 50S ribosomal protein L4 — protein sequence MSTIDILSPAGDKAGTVELPAEIFDAKTSVPLIHQVVVAQLAAARQGTHKTKSRGEVRGGGRKPYRQKGTGRARQGSTRAPQFAGGGVVHGPQPRDYSQRTPKKMKAAALRGALSDRARHSRIHVVTGVVEGGISTKAAKTLLGKISERSNLLLVVDRADEAAWLSARNLPQVHILEPGQLNTYDVIVSDDVVFTQAAFESFVSGPQTAETEGSAA from the coding sequence ATGAGCACCATTGACATCCTTTCGCCGGCAGGCGACAAGGCCGGTACCGTCGAGCTCCCCGCGGAGATCTTCGACGCGAAGACCAGCGTTCCGCTGATCCACCAGGTCGTCGTCGCACAGCTGGCAGCTGCCCGTCAGGGCACGCACAAGACCAAGTCCCGTGGCGAGGTCCGCGGTGGTGGGCGCAAGCCGTACCGCCAGAAGGGCACCGGCCGCGCGCGCCAGGGTTCGACCCGCGCGCCGCAGTTCGCCGGCGGTGGCGTCGTCCACGGCCCGCAGCCGCGTGACTACTCGCAGCGCACCCCGAAGAAGATGAAGGCCGCCGCCCTGCGCGGTGCCCTCTCGGACCGGGCGCGTCACTCCCGCATCCACGTCGTCACCGGCGTGGTCGAGGGTGGGATCTCCACCAAGGCCGCCAAGACGCTGCTCGGCAAGATCTCGGAGCGCAGCAACCTGCTCCTGGTCGTCGACCGCGCCGACGAGGCCGCGTGGCTGTCCGCGCGCAACCTGCCCCAGGTGCACATCCTGGAGCCGGGCCAGCTGAACACGTACGACGTGATCGTCTCTGACGACGTGGTCTTCACCCAGGCCGCTTTCGAGTCCTTCGTGTCTGGCCCCCAGACCGCTGAGACCGAAGGGAGCGCCGCCTGA
- the rplW gene encoding 50S ribosomal protein L23 has product MSEATVTSKTYSDPRDVLVKPVVSEKSYALLDENKYTFIVAPGSNKTQIKQAVEAVFSVKVTGVNTINRQGKRKRTKTGFGKRADTKRAIVTLAEGDRIDIFGGPTS; this is encoded by the coding sequence ATGAGTGAGGCGACCGTTACCAGCAAGACCTACTCGGACCCGCGCGACGTTCTCGTCAAGCCGGTTGTTTCCGAGAAGAGCTACGCGCTGCTCGACGAGAACAAGTACACGTTCATCGTCGCGCCCGGCTCCAACAAGACCCAGATCAAGCAGGCCGTGGAAGCGGTCTTCTCGGTCAAGGTCACCGGGGTCAACACGATCAACCGGCAGGGTAAGCGCAAGCGCACCAAGACCGGTTTCGGCAAGCGCGCCGACACGAAGCGCGCCATCGTGACCCTCGCCGAGGGCGACCGTATCGACATCTTCGGCGGCCCGACCTCCTGA
- the rplB gene encoding 50S ribosomal protein L2, with product MGIRKYKPTTPGRRGSSVADFVEITRSTPEKSLVRPLHSKGGRNNAGRVTVRHQGGGHKRAYRVIDFRRHDKDGVPAKVAHIEYDPNRTARIALLHYADGEKRYIVAPRGLSQGDRVENGPGADIKPGNNLALRNIPVGTTIHAIELRPGGGAKFARSAGASVQLLAKEGTMAHLRMPSGEIRLVDARCRATIGEVGNAEQSNINWGKAGRMRWKGVRPTVRGVAMNPVDHPHGGGEGKTSGGRHPVSPWGQKEGRTRSPKKASSKYIVRRRKTNKKR from the coding sequence ATGGGTATCCGCAAGTACAAGCCGACGACCCCGGGCCGTCGTGGCTCCAGCGTCGCCGACTTTGTCGAGATCACGCGGTCCACGCCGGAGAAGTCGCTGGTCCGCCCCCTGCACAGCAAGGGCGGCCGTAACAACGCCGGTCGTGTGACCGTTCGCCACCAGGGTGGTGGCCACAAGCGCGCCTACCGCGTGATCGACTTCCGTCGTCACGACAAGGACGGCGTGCCGGCCAAGGTCGCGCACATCGAGTACGACCCCAACCGCACCGCGCGCATCGCGCTGCTGCACTACGCGGACGGCGAGAAGCGTTACATCGTCGCCCCCCGTGGTCTGTCGCAGGGTGACCGTGTCGAGAACGGTCCGGGCGCCGACATCAAGCCGGGCAACAACCTGGCGCTGCGCAACATCCCGGTCGGTACGACCATCCACGCCATCGAGCTGCGGCCCGGCGGCGGCGCGAAGTTCGCCCGTTCCGCGGGTGCCTCCGTGCAGCTGCTGGCGAAGGAGGGCACGATGGCCCACCTTCGTATGCCTTCCGGTGAGATCCGGCTGGTCGACGCCCGCTGCCGCGCCACGATCGGCGAGGTCGGCAACGCCGAGCAGTCGAACATCAACTGGGGCAAGGCCGGCCGCATGCGCTGGAAGGGCGTTCGCCCGACCGTCCGCGGTGTCGCGATGAACCCGGTTGACCACCCGCACGGTGGTGGTGAAGGCAAGACCTCCGGTGGACGTCACCCGGTCTCGCCGTGGGGTCAGAAGGAGGGTCGTACTCGCTCGCCGAAGAAGGCATCGAGCAAGTACATCGTCCGCCGCCGCAAGACGAACAAGAAGCGCTAG
- the rpsS gene encoding 30S ribosomal protein S19: MPRSLKKGPFVDGHLIKKVDVQNEAGTKNVIKTWSRRSMIVPAMLGHTIAVHNGKIHVPVFVTESMVGHKLGEFSPTRTFRGHVKDDRKSKRR, translated from the coding sequence ATGCCGCGCAGTCTCAAGAAGGGGCCCTTCGTCGACGGCCACCTCATCAAGAAGGTGGACGTACAGAACGAGGCAGGCACCAAGAACGTCATCAAGACCTGGTCCCGTCGCTCGATGATCGTCCCGGCAATGCTGGGCCACACCATCGCGGTGCACAACGGCAAGATCCACGTCCCGGTGTTCGTCACCGAGTCGATGGTCGGCCACAAGCTCGGCGAGTTCTCGCCGACTCGCACCTTCCGCGGCCACGTCAAGGACGACCGGAAGTCGAAGCGCCGCTAA
- the rplV gene encoding 50S ribosomal protein L22, which produces MEARAQARYIRVTPMKARRVVDLIRGMDATEAQAVLRFAPQAASVPVGKVLDSAIANAAHNYDHTDASSLVISEAFVDEGPTLKRFRPRAQGRAYRIRKRTSHITVVVSSKEGTR; this is translated from the coding sequence ATGGAAGCCAGGGCCCAGGCGCGGTACATCCGCGTCACGCCCATGAAGGCCCGCCGAGTGGTGGACCTCATCCGTGGCATGGACGCCACGGAGGCTCAGGCGGTCCTGCGTTTCGCCCCGCAGGCCGCGAGCGTGCCGGTTGGCAAGGTGCTTGACAGCGCCATCGCCAACGCTGCACACAACTACGACCACACCGACGCCTCTTCGCTGGTCATCAGCGAGGCGTTCGTGGACGAGGGCCCGACCCTGAAGCGGTTCCGTCCGCGTGCTCAGGGCCGTGCCTACCGGATCCGTAAGCGGACCAGCCACATCACCGTGGTCGTCAGCAGCAAGGAAGGAACCCGGTAA
- the rpsC gene encoding 30S ribosomal protein S3, which yields MGQKVNPHGFRLGITTDFKSRWYADKLYKDYVKEDVAIRRMMTKGMERAGISKVEIERTRDRVRVDIHTARPGIVIGRRGAEADRIRGELEKLTGKQVQLNILEVKNPEVDAQLVAQAVAEQLSSRVSFRRAMRKSMQSTMKAGAKGIKIQCGGRLGGAEMSRSEFYREGRVPLHTLRANVDYGFFEAKTTFGRIGVKVWIYKGDVKNIAEVRAENAAARAGNRPARGGADRPAGRGGRGGERGGRGRKPQQSAPAAEAPKADAPAAAAPAESTGTEA from the coding sequence ATGGGCCAGAAGGTAAACCCGCACGGGTTCCGGCTCGGCATTACCACGGACTTCAAGTCCCGTTGGTACGCCGACAAGCTGTACAAGGACTACGTCAAGGAAGACGTCGCCATTCGTCGCATGATGACGAAGGGCATGGAGCGGGCCGGCATCTCCAAGGTGGAGATCGAGCGCACCCGCGACCGCGTCCGCGTTGACATCCACACCGCCCGCCCGGGCATCGTCATCGGCCGCCGCGGCGCCGAGGCCGACCGCATCCGTGGCGAGCTGGAGAAGCTGACCGGCAAGCAGGTCCAGCTGAACATCCTCGAGGTCAAGAACCCCGAGGTGGACGCTCAGCTGGTGGCCCAGGCCGTCGCCGAGCAGCTCTCCTCCCGCGTCTCCTTCCGTCGTGCCATGCGTAAGAGCATGCAGAGCACGATGAAGGCCGGCGCCAAGGGCATCAAGATCCAGTGCGGTGGCCGCCTCGGCGGCGCCGAGATGTCCCGCTCGGAGTTCTACCGCGAGGGCCGCGTGCCCCTGCACACGCTCCGTGCGAACGTCGACTACGGCTTCTTCGAGGCCAAGACGACCTTCGGCCGCATCGGTGTGAAGGTCTGGATCTACAAGGGCGACGTCAAGAACATCGCCGAGGTCCGCGCCGAGAACGCAGCGGCTCGCGCCGGCAACCGTCCGGCTCGTGGCGGCGCTGACCGCCCGGCCGGCCGTGGTGGCCGTGGTGGCGAGCGTGGCGGTCGCGGCCGCAAGCCGCAGCAGTCCGCGCCGGCAGCGGAGGCCCCCAAGGCCGACGCTCCCGCCGCCGCTGCTCCGGCTGAGAGCACCGGAACGGAGGCCTGA
- the rplP gene encoding 50S ribosomal protein L16: MLIPRRVKHRKQHHPKRSGMSKGGTQVAFGEYGIQALSPAYVTNRQIEAARIAMTRHIKRGGKVWINIYPDRPLTKKPAETRMGSGKGSPEWWIANVKPGRVMFELSYPNEKIAREALTRAAHKLPMKCRIVRREAGES; this comes from the coding sequence ATGCTGATCCCCCGTAGGGTCAAGCACCGCAAGCAGCACCACCCGAAGCGCAGCGGTATGTCCAAGGGTGGCACGCAGGTTGCGTTCGGCGAGTACGGCATCCAGGCGCTGTCCCCGGCGTACGTGACGAACCGCCAGATCGAGGCAGCTCGTATCGCGATGACCCGCCACATCAAGCGTGGCGGCAAGGTCTGGATCAACATCTACCCGGACCGCCCCCTGACGAAGAAGCCCGCCGAGACCCGCATGGGTTCCGGTAAGGGTTCTCCCGAGTGGTGGATCGCGAACGTCAAGCCCGGTCGGGTGATGTTCGAGCTGTCCTACCCGAACGAGAAGATTGCTCGTGAGGCGCTCACCCGCGCTGCTCACAAGCTTCCGATGAAGTGCCGGATCGTTCGGCGCGAGGCAGGTGAGTCGTGA
- the rpmC gene encoding 50S ribosomal protein L29 — translation MSAGTKASELRELGNEELLNKLREAKEELFNLRFQAATGQLENHGRLKSVRKDIARIYTLMRERELGIETVESV, via the coding sequence ATGTCGGCCGGTACCAAGGCGTCCGAGCTGCGCGAGCTGGGCAACGAGGAGCTTCTCAACAAGCTCCGCGAGGCCAAGGAAGAGCTGTTCAACCTCCGCTTCCAGGCGGCGACGGGCCAGCTCGAGAACCACGGTCGGCTCAAGTCCGTCCGTAAGGACATCGCCCGGATCTACACCCTGATGCGCGAGCGCGAGCTGGGCATCGAGACGGTGGAGAGCGTCTGA
- the rpsQ gene encoding 30S ribosomal protein S17, with protein MSEKTVTETNTDRGFRKTREGLVVSDKMDKTVVVAVEDRVKHALYGKVIRRTNKLKAHDEQNAAGVGDRVVIMETRPLSATKRWRIVEILEKAK; from the coding sequence ATGAGCGAGAAGACTGTGACTGAGACGAACACCGACCGCGGTTTCCGTAAGACCCGTGAGGGTCTGGTCGTCAGCGACAAGATGGACAAGACCGTCGTCGTCGCTGTCGAGGACCGCGTCAAGCACGCGCTGTACGGCAAGGTCATCCGCCGTACGAACAAGCTCAAGGCCCACGACGAGCAGAACGCTGCAGGCGTCGGCGACCGCGTTGTCATCATGGAGACGCGTCCGCTGTCCGCCACGAAGCGCTGGCGCATCGTCGAGATCCTCGAGAAGGCCAAGTAA
- the rplN gene encoding 50S ribosomal protein L14, with amino-acid sequence MIQQESRLRVADNTGAKEILTIRVLGGSGRRYAGIGDVIVATVKDAIPGGNVKKGDVVKAVIVRTVKERRRPDGSYIRFDENAAVILKNDGDPRGTRIFGPVGRELREKKFMKIISLAPEVL; translated from the coding sequence GTGATCCAGCAGGAGTCGCGACTGCGCGTCGCCGACAACACGGGTGCGAAGGAAATTCTCACCATCCGTGTTCTCGGTGGCTCGGGTCGCCGCTACGCGGGCATCGGTGACGTCATCGTCGCCACCGTCAAGGACGCGATCCCCGGTGGCAACGTGAAGAAGGGTGACGTCGTCAAGGCCGTCATCGTTCGCACCGTCAAGGAGCGTCGTCGCCCGGATGGCTCGTACATCCGCTTCGACGAGAACGCCGCTGTCATTCTCAAGAACGACGGCGACCCCCGCGGCACCCGTATCTTCGGCCCGGTGGGCCGTGAGCTGCGCGAGAAGAAGTTCATGAAGATCATCTCGCTCGCGCCGGAGGTGCTGTAA
- the rplX gene encoding 50S ribosomal protein L24 produces the protein MKIKKGDLVQVITGKDKGKQGKVIVAFPAQDRVLVEGVNRVKKHTKAGQTARGSQTGGIVTTEAPIHVSNVQLVVEKDGNKVVTRVGYRFDDEGKKIRVAKRTGEDI, from the coding sequence ATGAAGATCAAGAAGGGCGACCTGGTTCAGGTCATCACCGGTAAGGACAAGGGCAAGCAGGGCAAGGTCATCGTTGCCTTCCCCGCTCAGGACCGTGTCCTCGTCGAGGGTGTCAACCGGGTCAAGAAGCACACCAAGGCCGGTCAGACGGCTCGCGGTTCGCAGACGGGTGGCATTGTCACCACCGAGGCCCCGATTCACGTCAGCAACGTTCAGCTGGTCGTGGAGAAGGACGGCAACAAGGTCGTCACCCGCGTCGGCTACCGCTTTGACGACGAGGGCAAGAAGATCCGCGTTGCCAAGCGGACCGGTGAGGACATCTGA
- the rplE gene encoding 50S ribosomal protein L5, whose translation MTTTTAPRLKTRYREEIAGKLREEFSYENVMQVPGLVKIVVNMGVGDAARDSKLIDGAVKDLTTITGQKPAVTKARKSIAQFKLREGQPIGCHVTLRGDRMWEFLDRTLSLALPRIRDFRGLSPKQFDGRGNYTFGLTEQVMFHEIDQDKIDRVRGMDITVVTTATNDDEGRALLRHLGFPFKEN comes from the coding sequence ATGACGACCACCACTGCGCCGCGTCTCAAGACGCGCTACCGCGAGGAAATCGCCGGCAAGCTGCGTGAGGAGTTCTCGTACGAGAACGTCATGCAGGTCCCCGGTCTGGTCAAGATCGTGGTCAACATGGGTGTGGGCGACGCCGCCCGCGACTCCAAGCTGATCGACGGTGCCGTCAAGGACCTCACCACGATCACCGGCCAGAAGCCCGCCGTCACGAAGGCCCGCAAGTCGATCGCGCAGTTCAAGCTGCGCGAGGGGCAGCCGATCGGCTGCCACGTCACCCTCCGTGGTGACCGCATGTGGGAGTTCCTGGACCGTACGCTGTCGCTCGCGCTTCCGCGTATCCGTGACTTCCGCGGTCTGTCGCCGAAGCAGTTCGACGGCCGTGGCAACTACACCTTCGGTCTCACGGAGCAGGTCATGTTCCACGAGATCGACCAGGACAAGATCGACCGGGTCCGGGGCATGGACATCACCGTGGTCACCACGGCGACCAACGACGACGAGGGTCGTGCCCTGCTTCGTCACCTCGGCTTCCCGTTCAAGGAGAACTGA
- a CDS encoding type Z 30S ribosomal protein S14, whose amino-acid sequence MAKKALIAKAARKPKFGVRGYTRCQRCGRPHSVYRKFGLCRVCLREMAHRGELPGVTKSSW is encoded by the coding sequence GTGGCGAAGAAGGCTCTGATCGCTAAGGCCGCCCGTAAGCCGAAGTTCGGCGTGCGCGGTTACACCCGCTGCCAGCGCTGCGGCCGGCCCCACTCCGTCTACCGCAAGTTCGGCCTCTGCCGCGTGTGCCTTCGTGAGATGGCTCACCGTGGCGAGCTGCCGGGCGTGACCAAGAGCTCCTGGTAA
- the rpsH gene encoding 30S ribosomal protein S8, with translation MTMTDPIADMLTRLRNANSAYHDDVSMPHSKIKSHIAEILQQEGFITGWKVEDAEVGKSLVLELKFGPNRERSIAGIKRISKPGLRVYAKSTNLPKVLGGLGVAIISTSHGLLTGQQASKKGVGGEVLAYVW, from the coding sequence ATGACCATGACTGATCCCATCGCAGACATGCTCACGCGTCTGCGTAACGCGAACTCGGCGTATCACGACGATGTTTCGATGCCGCACAGCAAGATCAAGTCGCACATCGCGGAGATCCTCCAGCAGGAGGGCTTCATCACCGGCTGGAAGGTCGAGGACGCCGAGGTCGGTAAGAGCCTCGTTCTCGAGCTGAAGTTCGGGCCGAACCGCGAGCGTTCGATCGCCGGCATCAAGCGCATCTCGAAGCCGGGTCTGCGTGTATACGCAAAGTCCACCAATCTGCCGAAGGTTCTCGGCGGCCTGGGCGTGGCGATCATCTCCACGTCCCACGGTCTCCTGACCGGCCAGCAGGCCAGCAAGAAGGGCGTAGGTGGGGAAGTCCTCGCCTACGTCTGGTAG
- the rplF gene encoding 50S ribosomal protein L6, whose amino-acid sequence MSRIGKLPIQVPAGVDVTIDGRTVAVKGPKGSLSHTVAAPIEVTKGEDGVLNVVRPNDERQNKALHGLSRTLVANMITGVTQGYSKALEISGVGYRVQAKGSNLEFALGYSHPILIEAPEGITFKVESPTKLSVEGIDKQKVGEVAANIRKLRKPDPYKAKGVKYAGEVIRRKVGKAGK is encoded by the coding sequence ATGTCGCGAATCGGCAAGCTCCCCATCCAGGTTCCCGCCGGTGTGGACGTCACCATCGATGGCCGCACGGTCGCGGTGAAGGGCCCGAAGGGTTCCCTCTCGCACACCGTCGCAGCGCCGATCGAGGTCACCAAGGGTGAGGACGGCGTGCTCAACGTCGTCCGCCCGAACGACGAGCGTCAGAACAAGGCCCTTCACGGCCTGTCCCGCACGCTGGTGGCGAACATGATCACCGGTGTGACCCAGGGATACAGCAAGGCGCTCGAGATCAGCGGTGTCGGTTACCGCGTCCAGGCGAAGGGCTCCAACCTGGAGTTCGCCCTGGGCTACAGCCACCCGATCCTCATCGAGGCTCCGGAAGGCATCACCTTCAAGGTCGAGTCGCCCACGAAGCTCAGCGTCGAGGGCATCGACAAGCAGAAGGTCGGCGAGGTAGCCGCCAACATCCGCAAGCTGCGGAAGCCCGACCCGTACAAGGCCAAGGGCGTCAAGTACGCGGGCGAGGTCATCCGCCGCAAGGTCGGAAAGGCTGGTAAGTAG
- the rplR gene encoding 50S ribosomal protein L18 has protein sequence MAYGVKIAKGDAYKRAALKRRHIRVRKHISGSPERPRLVVTRSNRHIVAQVIDDIAGHTLASASTLDTSIRGAEGDKSAQAKQVGALVAERAKAAGVEAVVFDRGGNQYAGRIAALADAAREAGLKF, from the coding sequence ATGGCATACGGTGTGAAGATCGCCAAGGGCGACGCGTACAAGCGTGCCGCTCTCAAGCGGCGCCACATCCGCGTCCGCAAGCACATCTCCGGTTCGCCGGAGCGTCCCCGCTTGGTCGTGACGCGTTCCAACCGCCACATCGTGGCCCAGGTCATCGACGACATCGCGGGCCACACGCTCGCGTCGGCGTCGACCCTGGACACCTCGATCCGTGGTGCGGAGGGTGACAAGAGCGCCCAGGCCAAGCAGGTCGGCGCCCTGGTCGCCGAGCGTGCCAAGGCCGCAGGCGTCGAGGCCGTCGTGTTTGACCGCGGTGGTAACCAGTACGCCGGGCGGATTGCCGCTCTGGCTGACGCCGCCCGTGAAGCCGGGCTGAAGTTCTAA
- the rpsE gene encoding 30S ribosomal protein S5 has product MAGPQRRGSGAGGGERRDRKGRDGGAAAEKTAYVERVVAINRVAKVVKGGRRFSFTALVVVGDGDGTVGVGYGKAKEVPAAIAKGVEEAKKSFFKVPRIQGTIPHPIQGEKAAGVVLLKPASPGTGVIAGGPVRAVLECAGVHDILSKSLGSSNPINIVHATVAALQGLQRPEEIAARRGLPLEDVAPAALLRARAGAGA; this is encoded by the coding sequence ATGGCTGGACCCCAGCGCCGCGGAAGCGGTGCCGGTGGCGGCGAGCGGCGGGACCGGAAGGGCCGTGACGGTGGCGCAGCCGCCGAGAAGACCGCGTACGTCGAGCGCGTCGTCGCGATCAACCGCGTCGCCAAGGTAGTGAAGGGTGGTCGTCGCTTCAGCTTCACCGCGCTGGTCGTGGTGGGCGATGGTGACGGCACCGTCGGTGTCGGATACGGCAAGGCCAAGGAAGTTCCCGCGGCCATCGCCAAGGGCGTCGAAGAGGCCAAGAAGAGCTTCTTCAAGGTCCCGCGTATCCAGGGCACCATCCCTCACCCGATCCAGGGCGAGAAGGCTGCGGGCGTCGTCCTGCTCAAGCCTGCTTCCCCCGGTACCGGTGTTATCGCCGGTGGCCCGGTGCGCGCCGTTCTGGAGTGCGCCGGCGTTCACGACATCCTGTCGAAGTCGCTCGGTTCTTCGAACCCGATCAACATCGTGCACGCGACCGTGGCGGCCCTCCAGGGCCTGCAGCGTCCCGAGGAGATCGCGGCCCGCCGCGGTCTGCCCCTCGAGGACGTCGCCCCCGCGGCTCTGCTCCGTGCGCGTGCGGGAGCGGGTGCGTAA